The genomic segment TTTTTCGATTACAATATCTATATTACCTGAAGGTTTATCTACAAAAGCATATTGCATAGAATTATGAAGTAATTCATTTACTACAAGAGCTATTGAAGTTGCTTTATCTGAACTTACTTTAAAATTACCTCCAATTAAATTCACTTTAATATTCTTATTAGTTGCATTAAAATATCTTATAGCGTTATCTTTAATATTAGAAATAACTTCTTGTATACTTACTTCATCCAGACCTTCTTGCGATAATATCTCATGGGTAGCTGCTATACTTAAAATTCTATTCATGCTTTCATTTAATGCATCTTTAGTCTGCTGGTTATCACTTCTTCTTGCTTGAAGTCTTAATAAACTTGCTATAGTCTGTAGATTATTTTTCACTCTATGGTGAATTTCTTTAATAGCTACAGATTTTAAAATTAATTCCTTCTCTTTTTCCTTCATCATTGTTATATCCCTAATCATAGTAACAAGTTTTAATTTTTTATCAGTTAATATTATTCTCTTAACTTTTAAAAACAGTTTTCCTAAATGCACTTCACATTCATTAGAATTAGGAAAATTCATTACCTCCGTAAAATTAATATCATCTAAGGCTAAATTATCATAATCCATGCCTAGTAGGCTGTCCTTGTAGCCAAGCTTTTTATATAGTAAATCAGCAATAGGATTTTTAAACCTAACTACCCCTTCTTCATCAAAGATAATAATAGCTTCATCTAAGTGATCAGCTATGTTATTTTCATTTTCTGTAGAAGATACTAAAGTATTAGCTAACTCCTCGTAGCCTTGTGCTAGCATTTCCATATGTTTTTTTTTTTTTATTTTTTCTGTTATGTCCTTCTCTACTATTAGAACCCCTATAATTTTGCCGTTATTCTCTATAGGTGACACCGTTTGTCGTACATTTATATGTTCTTGAGTTACAGCCTTCAAGTCTTTGGTTGTTATTCCAAGATCTAATGTTCTAAGCACAGCAGGCTCATTATCTCTTAATGCTAGTTCTCCTACTACAGTATTTTGATACATCGAAGGTCTATTAATAGGTTTTGCCTCAGCTATTACTATAGCTTCGTCAGCTTCTCTAGTTGGACAATCTATAAAAACATCTGCATTTAAAATGTCGGCAAAATATTTAATACAAGATGACATTTGCTGTATTTTTAAAATGTCATCTTCATCTAAATTAGTGTACATTCTACATAGTTCATATATTTTTTCACTGTTCATAACTCATTATTATAGCCTCAGCTATATCTCCCATTGAACATCTTTTATTCATACTAAGTGTTCTAATCTGGTCATAAGCATCTTGCTCAGTAATTTTATCTCTTTGAATCAATAAGCCTTTAGCTTTTTCAATAATTTTT from the Clostridium sp. CM027 genome contains:
- a CDS encoding sensor histidine kinase, whose protein sequence is MNSEKIYELCRMYTNLDEDDILKIQQMSSCIKYFADILNADVFIDCPTREADEAIVIAEAKPINRPSMYQNTVVGELALRDNEPAVLRTLDLGITTKDLKAVTQEHINVRQTVSPIENNGKIIGVLIVEKDITEKIKKKKHMEMLAQGYEELANTLVSSTENENNIADHLDEAIIIFDEEGVVRFKNPIADLLYKKLGYKDSLLGMDYDNLALDDINFTEVMNFPNSNECEVHLGKLFLKVKRIILTDKKLKLVTMIRDITMMKEKEKELILKSVAIKEIHHRVKNNLQTIASLLRLQARRSDNQQTKDALNESMNRILSIAATHEILSQEGLDEVSIQEVISNIKDNAIRYFNATNKNIKVNLIGGNFKVSSDKATSIALVVNELLHNSMQYAFVDKPSGNIDIVIEKSEIYSTVVIVDNGTGFDINKVRKNSLGLSIVKTIVKDKLNGDINIATDSEGTRVVFDFKN